The Lycium barbarum isolate Lr01 chromosome 9, ASM1917538v2, whole genome shotgun sequence genome has a segment encoding these proteins:
- the LOC132611307 gene encoding alpha-galactosidase 3 isoform X2 produces the protein MAMSSGILAVVSLITIFFLSLMITARVLPIHPYLKIKDSTPISQLLYDTSNYGFLQIDNGLALSPQMGWSTWNFFACNINETVIKETADALISTGLASLGYTYVNIDDCWSRLPRNLKGVDYLKYDNCYNLGLPPQKRYPPMRDALNVTGRTIFYALCEWGVDDPALWAGKVGNSWRTTEDINDTWASMTTIADINNKWASYAGPGGWNDPDMLEVGNGGMNYHEYKGHFSIWALMKAPLIIGCDVRNITAETLEILSNKEVIAVDQDPLGVQGRRVYASGPDGCQQVWAGPLSGNRLAMVLWNRCSKAATITAKWGAIGLEPSISVSVRDLWKHEVVSENTVGSFTARVDAHGCEMYMLTPQRATHTSI, from the exons ATGGCAATGTCCAGTGGCATTCTTGCCGTTGTGTCTTTGATCACTATCTTTTTTCTGTCACTAATGATCACAGCAAGAGTGCTTCCAATTCATCCTTACTTGAAAATTAAAGACAGTACACCCATTTCTCAATTACTATATGATACTTCCAACTATGGTTTTCTTCAAATTGATAATGGCTTGGCTCTATCTCCTCAGATGGG ATGGAGTACCTGGAATTTTTTTGCCTGCAATATAAATGAAACAGTCATCAAGGAAACAG CTGATGCACTCATCTCAACTGGTTTGGCTAGCCTTGGTTATACTTATGTCAACATTG ACGATTGTTGGTCGAGATTGCCACGAAATTTGAAG GGTGTTGACTATTTGAAGTACGACAACTGCTACAATCTAGGCCTTCCACCGCAAAAAAG ATACCCACCCATGCGTGATGCCCTAAACGTTACTGGACGGACTATATTTTACGCACTTTGTGAATG GGGCGTTGATGACCCTGCCTTATGGGCAGGAAAAGTTGGGAACAGTTGGCGTACAACTGAGGACATCAATGATACATGGGCAAG CATGACAACTATTGCTGATATCAATAACAAGTGGGCGTCCTATGCTGGACCTGGTGGATGGAACG ATCCTGATATGTTAGAAGTTGGAAATGGGGGCATGAATTACCACGAGTACAAAGGCCACTTTAGCATCTGGGCTCTGATGAAG GCTCCGCTTATAATTGGTTGTGATGTCAGAAACATCACTGCTGAAACTTTAGAAATTCTTTCCAATAAAGAGGTTATTGCTGTTGACCAAG ATCCACTTGGCGTTCAGGGTAGAAGAGTGTACGCTTCTGGACCAGATGGTTGCCAGCAG GTTTGGGCCGGTCCATTGTCTGGAAACCGTTTAGCTATGGTACTCTGGAACAGATGTTCAAAAGCTGCAACTATTACTGCTAAATGGGGTGCCATTGGACTAGAACCCTCTATTAGCGTCTCTGTGAGAGACTTGTGGAAG CATGAAGTTGTTTCAGAAAACACAGTGGGCTCCTTTACTGCTCGGGTTGATGCTCATGGATGTGAGATGTACATGTTAACTCCACAAAGAGCGACTCACACTTCAATATGA
- the LOC132611307 gene encoding alpha-galactosidase 3 isoform X1: MAMSSGILAVVSLITIFFLSLMITARVLPIHPYLKIKDSTPISQLLYDTSNYGFLQIDNGLALSPQMGWSTWNFFACNINETVIKETADALISTGLASLGYTYVNIDDCWSRLPRNLKGEMVPDPKTFPSGIKALADYVHSKGLKLGVYSDAGAFTCQVRPGSLFHEKNDAELWASWGVDYLKYDNCYNLGLPPQKRYPPMRDALNVTGRTIFYALCEWGVDDPALWAGKVGNSWRTTEDINDTWASMTTIADINNKWASYAGPGGWNDPDMLEVGNGGMNYHEYKGHFSIWALMKAPLIIGCDVRNITAETLEILSNKEVIAVDQDPLGVQGRRVYASGPDGCQQVWAGPLSGNRLAMVLWNRCSKAATITAKWGAIGLEPSISVSVRDLWKHEVVSENTVGSFTARVDAHGCEMYMLTPQRATHTSI, encoded by the exons ATGGCAATGTCCAGTGGCATTCTTGCCGTTGTGTCTTTGATCACTATCTTTTTTCTGTCACTAATGATCACAGCAAGAGTGCTTCCAATTCATCCTTACTTGAAAATTAAAGACAGTACACCCATTTCTCAATTACTATATGATACTTCCAACTATGGTTTTCTTCAAATTGATAATGGCTTGGCTCTATCTCCTCAGATGGG ATGGAGTACCTGGAATTTTTTTGCCTGCAATATAAATGAAACAGTCATCAAGGAAACAG CTGATGCACTCATCTCAACTGGTTTGGCTAGCCTTGGTTATACTTATGTCAACATTG ACGATTGTTGGTCGAGATTGCCACGAAATTTGAAG GGTGAAATGGTTCCTGACCCAAAAACTTTTCCCTCCGGGATCAAAGCTCTAGCTGATTATGTGCACTCTAAGGGACTAAAACTTGGTGTCTATTCTGATGCCGG GGCTTTTACATGTCAAGTTCGGCCAGGTTCACTGTTTCATGAAAAAAATGATGCAGAACTTTGGGCATCTTGG GGTGTTGACTATTTGAAGTACGACAACTGCTACAATCTAGGCCTTCCACCGCAAAAAAG ATACCCACCCATGCGTGATGCCCTAAACGTTACTGGACGGACTATATTTTACGCACTTTGTGAATG GGGCGTTGATGACCCTGCCTTATGGGCAGGAAAAGTTGGGAACAGTTGGCGTACAACTGAGGACATCAATGATACATGGGCAAG CATGACAACTATTGCTGATATCAATAACAAGTGGGCGTCCTATGCTGGACCTGGTGGATGGAACG ATCCTGATATGTTAGAAGTTGGAAATGGGGGCATGAATTACCACGAGTACAAAGGCCACTTTAGCATCTGGGCTCTGATGAAG GCTCCGCTTATAATTGGTTGTGATGTCAGAAACATCACTGCTGAAACTTTAGAAATTCTTTCCAATAAAGAGGTTATTGCTGTTGACCAAG ATCCACTTGGCGTTCAGGGTAGAAGAGTGTACGCTTCTGGACCAGATGGTTGCCAGCAG GTTTGGGCCGGTCCATTGTCTGGAAACCGTTTAGCTATGGTACTCTGGAACAGATGTTCAAAAGCTGCAACTATTACTGCTAAATGGGGTGCCATTGGACTAGAACCCTCTATTAGCGTCTCTGTGAGAGACTTGTGGAAG CATGAAGTTGTTTCAGAAAACACAGTGGGCTCCTTTACTGCTCGGGTTGATGCTCATGGATGTGAGATGTACATGTTAACTCCACAAAGAGCGACTCACACTTCAATATGA